In Caloenas nicobarica isolate bCalNic1 chromosome 5, bCalNic1.hap1, whole genome shotgun sequence, a single genomic region encodes these proteins:
- the DDX24 gene encoding ATP-dependent RNA helicase DDX24 isoform X1, with translation MKMKKGRRFKSSFKMKQKGIEVIGKWKTVQIDPNLFADEEFKDIVCLEELREYKLVSSSKVGKVKDKKRKAESVSEEHTEVEEELLVPPKKKKKTKDLRSKTDKSNDPNATEIDVPVDKEAECNEIIEVANLEDQGHVAESTSSTKGAPKKKKKKAAKKKGSQAQEALPSIITSKKVKNWTTEVLSASTDHKADVSAWKDLFVPGPVLQALSYLGFSAPTPIQALALPSAIRDNMDVLGAAETGSGKTLAFAIPMIHSVLQWQKSNSSTTRNHSISKESHQHEDETRWKNEDEAEKLIHQQVEDSGDEDDASFTAGCVKVLENIEFDSGDETHTVGSHKKRPLLGLVLTPTRELAVQVKHHIDAVAKFTGIKTAILVGGMAAQKQERVLNRKPEIVIATPGRLWELVKERHPHLSNLRQLRCLVIDEADRMVEKGHFAELSQLLEILNDSQYNPQRQTFVFSATLTLVHQTPTRVLQKKNAKKMDKKTKLELLMEKVGIKGKPKVIDLTRKEATVETLTETRIHCNTDEKDYYLYYFLLQYPGRTMVFANSIDCVKRLSSLLTILNCDPFPLHANMHQKQRLKNLERFAERDNCVLLTTDVAARGLDIPNVQHVIHYQVPRTSELYVHRSGRTARAANEGLSLLLIGPDDLINFRKIYKTLEKSEELPFFPVDTKCMTSIKERMNLARQIEKAEFFNSRAKQHDSWLQQAAEALEEEKLVSKKKARSKRC, from the exons atgaagatgaaaaaagGAAGGCGATTtaaatcttcctttaaaatgaaacaaaaaggcaTTGAAGTAATAGGGAAATGGAAAACTGTGCAAATTGACCCCAATCTATTTGCTGATGAGGAGTTTAAAGACATAGTATGCTTGGAGGAACTCAGAGAGTACAAACTAGTAAGTTCTTCCAAAGTGGGGAAAGTAAAAGATAAGAAGAGAAAGGCGGAGAGTGTTTCAGAAGAACACACTGAGGTGGAGGAAGAACTTCTTGTCCctcccaaaaagaaaaagaaaaccaaagattTGAGAAGCAAAACAGATAAAAGCAATGATCCTAATGCAACAGAAATTGATGTGCCAGTTGATAAAGAGGCAGAGTGTAATGAAATAATTGAAGTGGCAAATTTGGAGGACCAGGGACATGTGGCTGAGAGCACTTCAAGCACAAAAGGTgctccaaagaaaaagaaaaagaaggcagcTAAAAAGAAGGGTTCTCAGGCTCAAGAAGCTCTTCCATCAATAATTACTTctaaaaaagttaaaaactgGACAACAGAAGTTTTATCTGCCTCAACTGATCACAAAGCCGATGTGTCTGCATGGAAAGACCTCTTTGTACCTGGGCCAGTGTTGCAGGCCTTGAGCTACCTGGGGTTTAGTGCTCCAACTCCTATTCAAGCCTTAGCCTTGCCTTCTGCCATCCGGGATAATATGGATGTTCTTGGTGCTGCAGAAACAG gaaGCGGCAAAACGCTTGCATTTGCAATTCCAATGATTCACTCTGTGCTGCAGTGGCAAAAATCAAATAGCTCAACAACAAGAAATCACAGCATTTCTAAAGAGTCCCATCAGCATGAGGATGAAACAAGATGGAAAAATGAGGATGAAGCAGAAAAACTAATCCATCAGCAGGTTGAAGACAGTGGGGATGAAGATGATGCATCTTTTACAGCAGGCTGTGTGAAGGTGCTCGAAAATATTGAATTTGATTCTGGTGACGAGACACATACTGTTGGCTCCCATAAAAAGAGACCTCTTTTAGGACTGGTCCTTACCCCCACAAGAGAATTAGCTGTACAAGTAAAACACCACATTGATGCGGTTGCAAAGTTCACAG GCATCAAGACTGCAATTCTAGTTGGAGGCATGGCTGCACAGAAGCAAGAACGTGTACTGAATCGAAAGCCAGAAATTGTAATTGCAACACCAGGCCGCCTGTGGGAGTTAGTTAAAGAGAGACACCCACATCTTTCAAATCTTCGACAGCTCAG GTGCCTTGTGATTGATGAAGCAGACCGAATGGTTGAGAAAGGTCACTTCGCAGAGCTGTCTCAGTTGCTGGAAATCTTAAATGATTCACAGTATAACCCTCAACGACagacttttgttttttctgccaCTTTGACTTTAGTCCATCAGACTCCCACAagagttttacagaaaaagaatgCTAAAAAGATGGACAAGAAGACCAAACTAGAATTGTTAATGGAAAAAGTAGGAATAAAGGGCAAACCCAAAGTGATAGACTTAACAAGGAAAGAGGCTACTGTTGAGACTCTGACAGAAACCAGAATTCACTGTAATACAGATGAAAAGGACTATTATCTCTATTACTTTCTTCTCCAGTATCCAGGAAGAACCATGGTCTTTGCAAACAGCATAGACTGTGTAAAACGCCTCAGTTCTCTCCTCACAATCTTAAATTGCGATCCTTTTCCTTTGCATGCCAACATGCATCAAAAGCAACGGCTGAAAAACCTGGAAAGGTTTGCTGAGCGAGACAA CTGTGTCCTCCTGACAACAGATGTTGCAGCTCGCGGTCTTGATATTCCCAACGTGCAGCATGTCATCCACTACcag GTCCCTCGTACTTCTGAGTTGTACGTACACAGAAGCGGCAGAACAGCCCGAGCTGCCAATGAAGGCCTTAGCCTATTGCTGATTGGCCCTGATGACTTGATCAATTTTAGGAAAATTTATAAAACATTGGAGAAGAGTGAAGAGCTGCCATTTTTCCCAGTTGATACCAAGTGCATGACTTCTATCAAG GAACGGATGAATTTGGCACGGCAGATTGAGAAGGCAGAGTTTTTCAACAGTCGGGCAAAGCAACACGACTCCTGGCTCCAGCAAGCTGCGGAGGCTCTTGAG
- the DDX24 gene encoding ATP-dependent RNA helicase DDX24 isoform X2, translated as MKMKKGRRFKSSFKMKQKGIEVIGKWKTVQIDPNLFADEEFKDIVCLEELREYKLVSSSKVGKVKDKKRKAESVSEEHTEVEEELLVPPKKKKKTKDLRSKTDKSNDPNATEIDVPVDKEAECNEIIEVANLEDQGHVAESTSSTKGAPKKKKKKAAKKKGSQAQEALPSIITSKKVKNWTTEVLSASTDHKADVSAWKDLFVPGPVLQALSYLGFSAPTPIQALALPSAIRDNMDVLGAAETGSGKTLAFAIPMIHSVLQWQKSNSSTTRNHSISKESHQHEDETRWKNEDEAEKLIHQQVEDSGDEDDASFTAGCVKVLENIEFDSGDETHTVGSHKKRPLLGLVLTPTRELAVQVKHHIDAVAKFTGIKTAILVGGMAAQKQERVLNRKPEIVIATPGRLWELVKERHPHLSNLRQLRCLVIDEADRMVEKGHFAELSQLLEILNDSQYNPQRQTFVFSATLTLVHQTPTRVLQKKNAKKMDKKTKLELLMEKVGIKGKPKVIDLTRKEATVETLTETRIHCNTDEKDYYLYYFLLQYPGRTMVFANSIDCVKRLSSLLTILNCDPFPLHANMHQKQRLKNLERFAERDNCVLLTTDVAARGLDIPNVQHVIHYQVPRTSELYVHRSGRTARAANEGLSLLLIGPDDLINFRKIYKTLEKSEELPFFPVDTKCMTSIKERMNLARQIEKAEFFNSRAKQHDSWLQQAAEALEVDLDDDMFMGK; from the exons atgaagatgaaaaaagGAAGGCGATTtaaatcttcctttaaaatgaaacaaaaaggcaTTGAAGTAATAGGGAAATGGAAAACTGTGCAAATTGACCCCAATCTATTTGCTGATGAGGAGTTTAAAGACATAGTATGCTTGGAGGAACTCAGAGAGTACAAACTAGTAAGTTCTTCCAAAGTGGGGAAAGTAAAAGATAAGAAGAGAAAGGCGGAGAGTGTTTCAGAAGAACACACTGAGGTGGAGGAAGAACTTCTTGTCCctcccaaaaagaaaaagaaaaccaaagattTGAGAAGCAAAACAGATAAAAGCAATGATCCTAATGCAACAGAAATTGATGTGCCAGTTGATAAAGAGGCAGAGTGTAATGAAATAATTGAAGTGGCAAATTTGGAGGACCAGGGACATGTGGCTGAGAGCACTTCAAGCACAAAAGGTgctccaaagaaaaagaaaaagaaggcagcTAAAAAGAAGGGTTCTCAGGCTCAAGAAGCTCTTCCATCAATAATTACTTctaaaaaagttaaaaactgGACAACAGAAGTTTTATCTGCCTCAACTGATCACAAAGCCGATGTGTCTGCATGGAAAGACCTCTTTGTACCTGGGCCAGTGTTGCAGGCCTTGAGCTACCTGGGGTTTAGTGCTCCAACTCCTATTCAAGCCTTAGCCTTGCCTTCTGCCATCCGGGATAATATGGATGTTCTTGGTGCTGCAGAAACAG gaaGCGGCAAAACGCTTGCATTTGCAATTCCAATGATTCACTCTGTGCTGCAGTGGCAAAAATCAAATAGCTCAACAACAAGAAATCACAGCATTTCTAAAGAGTCCCATCAGCATGAGGATGAAACAAGATGGAAAAATGAGGATGAAGCAGAAAAACTAATCCATCAGCAGGTTGAAGACAGTGGGGATGAAGATGATGCATCTTTTACAGCAGGCTGTGTGAAGGTGCTCGAAAATATTGAATTTGATTCTGGTGACGAGACACATACTGTTGGCTCCCATAAAAAGAGACCTCTTTTAGGACTGGTCCTTACCCCCACAAGAGAATTAGCTGTACAAGTAAAACACCACATTGATGCGGTTGCAAAGTTCACAG GCATCAAGACTGCAATTCTAGTTGGAGGCATGGCTGCACAGAAGCAAGAACGTGTACTGAATCGAAAGCCAGAAATTGTAATTGCAACACCAGGCCGCCTGTGGGAGTTAGTTAAAGAGAGACACCCACATCTTTCAAATCTTCGACAGCTCAG GTGCCTTGTGATTGATGAAGCAGACCGAATGGTTGAGAAAGGTCACTTCGCAGAGCTGTCTCAGTTGCTGGAAATCTTAAATGATTCACAGTATAACCCTCAACGACagacttttgttttttctgccaCTTTGACTTTAGTCCATCAGACTCCCACAagagttttacagaaaaagaatgCTAAAAAGATGGACAAGAAGACCAAACTAGAATTGTTAATGGAAAAAGTAGGAATAAAGGGCAAACCCAAAGTGATAGACTTAACAAGGAAAGAGGCTACTGTTGAGACTCTGACAGAAACCAGAATTCACTGTAATACAGATGAAAAGGACTATTATCTCTATTACTTTCTTCTCCAGTATCCAGGAAGAACCATGGTCTTTGCAAACAGCATAGACTGTGTAAAACGCCTCAGTTCTCTCCTCACAATCTTAAATTGCGATCCTTTTCCTTTGCATGCCAACATGCATCAAAAGCAACGGCTGAAAAACCTGGAAAGGTTTGCTGAGCGAGACAA CTGTGTCCTCCTGACAACAGATGTTGCAGCTCGCGGTCTTGATATTCCCAACGTGCAGCATGTCATCCACTACcag GTCCCTCGTACTTCTGAGTTGTACGTACACAGAAGCGGCAGAACAGCCCGAGCTGCCAATGAAGGCCTTAGCCTATTGCTGATTGGCCCTGATGACTTGATCAATTTTAGGAAAATTTATAAAACATTGGAGAAGAGTGAAGAGCTGCCATTTTTCCCAGTTGATACCAAGTGCATGACTTCTATCAAG GAACGGATGAATTTGGCACGGCAGATTGAGAAGGCAGAGTTTTTCAACAGTCGGGCAAAGCAACACGACTCCTGGCTCCAGCAAGCTGCGGAGGCTCTTGAGGTTGATCTTGATGATGACATGTTTATGGGCAAGTAG